Proteins encoded in a region of the Populus alba chromosome 13, ASM523922v2, whole genome shotgun sequence genome:
- the LOC118035517 gene encoding protein SENSITIVE TO PROTON RHIZOTOXICITY 1 — translation MEPKDRPSLDAWANPSSSSNGLPRKMALENPSFTNFNLQQQEQKWDDTSILDYGIRIEPPFREFNQASESEYLLSSNCNNQPKVLDQEDGQNNEALQTSKLQDWDPRSMLNNLSFLEQKIHHLQDLVHLIGGRKGQALGGQDQLVTQQQQLITADLTSIIVQLISTAGSLLPSVKHTFSTGTANGQFGQLGGLLFPPLAGMNCAPQPQHGSASKVSDQCNQMDVTGNCGTEQNHSIEEHEMKEEEDADEGENLPPGSYDILQLEKEEILAPHTHFCTICGKGFKRDANLRMHMRGHGDEYKTPAALAKPNKEPSSEPVIIKRYSCPFAGCKRNKDHKKFQPLKTILCVKNHYKRTHCDKSYICSRCNTKKFSVMADLKTHEKHCGKDKWLCSCGTTFSRKDKLFGHIALFQGHTPAIPLEETKGPYVSCDKVDGNEASSKVGNTNFSLGSNAGSGSGARNVIEVKEDADDPASYFSPLSFDTCNFGGFHEFPRPPFDDSESSFSFLEAP, via the coding sequence ATGGAACCTAAAGATAGGCCATCTCTAGATGCATGGGCAAATCCTTCATCCTCCAGTAATGGATTACCGAGAAAGATGGCCTTGGAAAATCCATCCTTTACCAATTTCAATTTACAGCAGCAGGAGCAGAAATGGGATGACACCTCCATTTTAGATTATGGTATTAGAATTGAGCCGCCTTTCCGAGAATTCAACCAAGCATCAGAATCTGAATATCTGCTTTCTTCCAACTGCAACAACCAACCCAAAGTCCTGGATCAAGAAGATGGACAAAATAATGAGGCACTTCAAACAAGCAAATTACAAGACTGGGATCCTAGATCCATGCTCAATAATCTTTCTTTTCTGGAGCAAAAGATCCATCATCTCCAAGATTTGGTGCATTTAATTGGTGGCCGCAAAGGCCAGGCTCTAGGGGGACAGGATCAACTTGTAACTCAGCAACAACAGCTCATAACTGCTGATCTTACTTCAATAATTGTTCAGCTGATCTCCACTGCAGGTAGTCTTCTTCCATCTGTGAAACATACATTTTCTACAGGCACTGCTAATGGACAGTTTGGACAGCTTGGGGGGCTTCTTTTTCCTCCTTTGGCTGGCATGAACTGTGCTCCACAGCCGCAACATGGTAGTGCAAGTAAAGTTTCTGATCAGTGCAACCAGATGGATGTTACAGGAAATTGCGGGACTGAACAGAACCACTCCATTGAAGAACATGAAatgaaagaggaagaagatgctGATGAAGGAGAGAACCTTCCGCCTGGTTCCTATGATATATTACAactagaaaaggaagaaatactTGCGCCACACACCCACTTTTGCACAATATGTGGGAAGGGGTTTAAGCGGGATGCAAACTTGAGGATGCATATGAGAGGCCATGGTGATGAGTACAAAACCCCTGCTGCACTTGCAAAACCCAACAAAGAACCCAGCTCAGAACCAGTGATTATTAAGAGGTATTCCTGCCCTTTTGCTGGTTGCAAGCGAAACAAGGATCACAAGAAGTTTCAGCCTTTGAAGACTATTTTATGTGTCAAAAACCATTACAAGCGAACTCATTGTGACAAAAGCTACATTTGCAGCCGATGCAACACCAAGAAGTTCTCAGTTATGGCAGATCTCAAAACTCATGAGAAGCATTGTGGGAAGGATAAATGGCTTTGTTCCTGTGGCACAACATTCTCGAGGAAAGACAAGCTTTTTGGACACATTGCTCTGTTCCAGGGCCATACTCCTGCTATCCCTCTTGAGGAAACTAAAGGACCTTATGTTTCATGTGATAAAGTGGATGGGAATGAAGCATCAAGTAAGGTTGGAAACACAAATTTCAGCCTTGGCTCCAATGCTGGTAGCGGAAGTGGGGCTCGAAATGTTATCGAAGTGAAGGAGGATGCTGATGATCCTGCTAGTTATTTCTCACCATTGAGCTTTGATACGTGTAATTTTGGTGGATTCCATGAGTTCCCTCGACCCCCATTTGATGATTCAGAAAGTTCATTCTCCTTTCTTGAAGCCCCATGA
- the LOC118035515 gene encoding uncharacterized protein — protein sequence MEELKSALEAHMDQMADLVQKLSSELRSGFRPAIDNFIGFFHAIDWTEPWLMGLIGFHLALLILTVVSRKHINFQMSFFLVALAGVYLSERLNRVLGDNWRSFASQNYFDPHGLFLSVLWSGPLLIIASIILINTLFSLCYMIVRWKRAELRHRARLARESNKQD from the exons atggaAGAGCTGAAATCAGCGTTGGAAGCTCACATGGACCAGATGGCGGATCTGGTCCAGAAACTGTCATCGGAGCTCCGATCCGGATTCCGACCCGCCATTGATAATTTCATCGGTTTTTTCCACGCCATTGACTGGACG GAACCTTGGTTAATGGGTTTAATAGGATTCCATTTGGCGTTGCTGATACTAACAGTCGTTTCAAGGAAACATATTAACTTCCAGATGTCTTTTTTCCTTGTAGCTT TGGCTGGTGTATACTTATCAGAGAGGCTTAACAGAGTCTTGGGTGACAACTGGAGGAGCTTTGCAAGCCAGAATTACTTCGATCCACATGGACTTTTTCTTTCGGTACTCTGGTCTGGGCCTCTTCTTATCATTGCATCCATTATTCTG ATAAACACTCTCTTTTCCTTGTGTTACATGATCGTTCGTTGGAAAAGGGCTGAGCTAAGACATCGTGCTAGGCTGGCTCGTGAAAGTAACAAGCAGGATTGA
- the LOC118035514 gene encoding GRAS family protein RAM1, producing MEDIEEEELLNLSLATVTDSGGGDMKRKRKRSRADHVFNPLMNSYEGCSEAKIYRLLQMREQMIKLDHKKKAAVEETGKGLHLIHLLLIAAATAADENNVGSALENLTELYQSVSFTGDSVQRVVAYFADGLAARLLTKKSPFYDMIMKEPTSEEEFLAFTDLYRVSPYYQLAHFTANQTILEAYEKEEDNNNSALHVIDFDVSYGFQWPSLIQSLSEKASSGNRISLRVTGFGKSAEELQETESRLVSFAKGFRNLVFEFQGLLRGSKLINLRKKKNETVAVNLVFHLNTLNDSLKISDTLKSIHSLNPSIVVLVEQEGSRSPRSFLSRFMESLHYFAAMFDSLDDFLPLESSERLSIEKNHLGKEIKSMLNYDKDDANCPRYDKMETWKGRMEGHGFAGLKLSSKSLIQAKLLLKIRTHYCPLQFDGESGGGFKVFERDDGKAISLGWQDRCLITASAWHCV from the coding sequence ATGGAAGACATAGAAGAGGAGGAACTTTTGAATCTTAGCCTGGCGACTGTTACAGACTCCGGTGGTGGTGAcatgaaaaggaagagaaagagatCAAGGGCAGATCATGTTTTCAATCCTTTGATGAATAGTTACGAGGGTTGTAGTGAAGCGAAGATATATCGGCTACTCCAGATGAGGGAGCAGATGATAAAGCTAGACCATAAGAAGAAAGCAGCTGTTGAAGAAACTGGCAAAGGGCTTCATTTGATTCACTTGCTTCTCATAGCTGCTGCCACAGCAGCTGATGAGAACAATGTAGGCTCAGCCTTGGAGAATCTGACAGAATTATATCAAAGTGTCTCCTTCACCGGTGACTCGGTGCAAAGGGTTGTTGCTTATTTTGCTGATGGATTGGCTGCGAGGCTCCTCACCAAGAAATCTCCCTTCTACGACATGATCATGAAGGAACCAACAAGTGAAGAAGAGTTCTTGGCGTTCACGGATCTCTACAGGGTGTCTCCTTATTACCAGCTCGCTCATTTCACAGCAAACCAGACTATCCTTGAGGCCTATGAGAAGGAAGAAGATAATAACAACAGTGCATTGCATGTTATTGATTTTGACGTCTCCTATGGCTTCCAATGGCCTTCTCTGATACAATCTCTCTCCGAAAAGGCCAGCAGTGGCAACCGAATTTCACTGCGAGTAACTGGATTCGGAAAAAGTGCGGAAGAATTGCAAGAAACTGAGAGTAGATTAGTCAGCTTTGCGAAAGGGTTTCGCAATCTTGTCTTTGAGTTCCAAGGGCTGTTAAGAGGGTCTAAGCTCATCAacctaaggaaaaagaaaaatgaaacagTTGCTGTGAATTTAGTATTTCATTTGAATACTTTGAATGATTCTTTGAAGATATCTGACACATTAAAGTCAATACATTCACTTAACCCCTCCATTGTTGTCTTGGTGGAGCAAGAAGGTAGCAGAAGCCCAAGAAGCTTTCTATCGAGATTCATGGAGTCCTTGCACTACTTTGCAGCCATGTTTGATTCTTTAGATGATTTTCTTCCTCTAGAAAGCTCAGAGAGATTAAGCATCGAAAAGAATCATCTTGGTAAAGAGATCAAAAGCATGCTCAACTATGACAAAGATGATGCAAACTGTCCAAGATATGACAAGATGGAAACATGGAAAGGAAGGATGGAGGGTCATGGATTTGCAGGCTTGAAACTTAGCTCCAAGTCCTTGATACAAGCCAAGCTTCTTTTGAAAATTAGAACCCATTATTGTCCTCTTCAATTTGATGGAGAGAGTGGTGGAGGGTTCAAGGTTTTTGAAAGAGATGATGGGAAAGCTATTTCTCTAGGATGGCAAGATAGGTGTTTGATCACTGCCTCTGCATGGCATTGTGTATGA
- the LOC118035516 gene encoding FHA domain-containing protein PS1, protein MASNKEKKPEEEEEEEERKIPLFTVLRNGAILKNIFVIDKSPLPSPTSSEPSIENEDNPVQETEEILTFGRHPDCNIVLNHPSISRFHLQINSRPSSQKLFVTDLSSVHGTWVSGKKIEPGFRVELNEGDTIRVGGSTRYYRLHWVPLSLAYDMETPFISPLDMAMIGEKREENLVLEEENEAKMSQDENLMATERESVEEKGSLEVAGKDDERYQAMDSTSVENRETKSLDLILQDVGSLYCEEICESIAKKEISSAALVPDESMDSLFYDANEDIEISFRNDHNVKSPTTVQGVISETKCRQYDGHNQSPEYFSVRQDLPETQTKGSSMIRESNAVFSSLSTAEVESQSASEILGATENGSLLRKGHEPINIFSHGIEMVNLSLPVKDLSENDSKKVRKENQTLEHLVALELTYKEGNQGNFTANLLVNLNSTCSDDQAVSLKSTYEEGNQETFTANLLENLNTSSCSGDHAVALDPTYEEGTREHFTANLLENLNTSSCSDDHAVALDPTYEEGTQENFTTNLLANLNSSCSDDHAAADMLEVENQNLSRDDHGQSEYTSICSALLEAESVSSSFPEGLLSEIIDSKKCQTPESVLASIENQENLQSSHVRSEKKQSSRNIWSRRGKPKAVLQLQTSRGREKNRGDDVEWENQENIENRSISKTIFPGSEAAEEVLTPGKENYSPNTLLLKSLKKKGKREETQLSNSRRSTSSKIAFSPYKQPEEEMIASPDKENQTPKVLQQTKLAIPASRNQVKFKQEMALEECKAERVPLQSLLVNFSGNSNSEASVPNDATRSSISVNCSQIMRKSNFTGDGKRRWTMVADTASLVDKESRKSLQLLQGLKGTHLAIPKMVIRELDCLKRRSSLFRKKTEASLVLEWIEECMVRTPWWIHVQSSMEEGRHIAPTPPASPQSRFSQGSEGFPCGTGSFLEIVSPTAEDHILEYALSYRKMNRDGQLILLTNDVTLKIKAMSEGLFCETAKEFRDSLVNPFSERFLWADSSPRGQTWSVSDDLVLKERYYRSPSKKSSKGEGAKGLKLILLHNSQYGQISQSEQCSLFRNRYLF, encoded by the exons ATGGCAagcaacaaagagaaaaaacctgaagaagaagaagaagaagaagagagaaagatccCACTTTTTACAGTACTAAGGAACGGTGCAATTCTCAAGAACATTTTTGTAATCGACAAGTCACCATTACCTTCACCAACATCTTCAGAGCCGTCCATTGAAAATGAAGACAACCCAGTTCAAGAAACTGAAGAAATCTTGACTTTTGGTAGACACCCAGAttgcaatattgttttaaatcacCCCAGCATTAGCAGATTCCACCTTCAAATCAATTCAAGACCCTCTTCACAGAAGCTCTTTGTCACAGATTTATCTTCTG TCCATGGGACTTGGGTTTCAGGGAAGAAGATTGAGCCGGGGTTTCGTGTAGAGCTCAATGAAGGTGATACAATAAGGGTTGGTGGCTCTACTAGGTACTACAGGCTGCACTGGGTTCCTTTGAGCCTTGCATATGATATGGAAACCCCATTTATATCACCATTAGATATGGCAATGATTGGAGAGAAGCGAGAGGAAAATCTAGTgcttgaagaagaaaatgaggCGAAAATGTCTCAG GATGAGAACTTAATGGCAACTGAAAGAGAATCTGTTGAAGAGAAAGGCTCACTGGAAGTGGCAGGAAAAGATGATGAAAGATATCAG GCCATGGATTCTACATCAGttgaaaatagagaaacaaagtCTTTGGATTTAATATTACAGGATGTAGGCTCCTTGTATTGTGAGGAGATTTGTGAGTCAATTGCAAAGAAAGAGATCTCGTCAGCTGCTTTAGTGCCTGATGAAAGCATGGattctttgttttatgatgCAAATGAAGATATAGAAATCTCGTTCAGAAATGACCATAATGTGAAAAGCCCCACAACTGTCCAGGGAGTTATTTCGGAAACTAAGTGTCGGCAATATGATGGACATAACCAGAGCCCTGAATATTTTTCTGTTCGACAAGACCTGCCGGAGACACAAACCAAAGGGAGTTCAATGATCAGAGAATCCAATGCTGTGTTTTCTTCCTTGTCCACTGCAGAAGTGGAATCTCAGTCAGCCTCTGAGATACTAGGAGCAACAGAAAATGGAAGCTTATTGAGGAAAGGCCATGAACCAATTAATATCTTCTCTCATGGGATAGAAATGGTGAACTTGTCTTTGCCTGTAAAAGATCTTTCAGAGAATGACAGTAAAAAAGTCAGAAAAGAAAACCAGACTCTAGAGCATCTTGTTGCTTTAGAACTAACATATAAAGAAGGAAACCAAGGGAATTTCACAGCAAATCTGCTGGTGAACCTGAACTCCACATGTTCTGATGACCAAGCTGTttctttaaaatcaacatatgaAGAAGGAAACCAGGAGACTTTCACTGCAAATCTGCTGGAGAACCTGAACACTTCATCATGTTCCGGTGACCATGCTGTTGCTTTAGACCCAACATATGAAGAAGGAACCCGGGAGCATTTCACTGCAAATCTGCTGGAGAACCTGAACACTTCATCATGTTCTGATGACCATGCTGTTGCTTTAGACCCAACATATGAAGAAGGAACCCAAGAGAATTTCACTACAAATCTGCTGGCAAACCTGAACTCCTCATGTTCTGATGACCATGCTGCTGCTGATATGCTTGAAGTGGAAAACCAGAATCTTTCAAGGGATGACCATGGGCAGAGTGAATACACCAGCATCTGCTCTGCGCTCCTTGAAGCGGAATCTGTGAGCTCATCTTTTCCTGAAGGACTCCTCTCTGAGATCATAGATAGCAAAAAATGCCAGACCCCAGAATCCGTACTTGCTTCAATTGAAAACCAGGAGAACTTGCAGAGCTCTCACGTCAGATCAGAGAAAAAACAGAGCTCTCGTAACATCTGGTCAAGAAGAGGGAAACCCAAAGCTGTTCTTCAGCTTCAAACAAGTAGGGGTAGAGAAAAGAATAGAGGAGATGATGTTGAATGGGAGAATCAGGAGAATATTGAGAATAGATCAATCTCAAAGACTATTTTCCCTGGTTCAGAAGCAGCAGAAGAAGTCCTTACCCCAGGCAAGGAGAATTACTCACCAAATACTCTTCTGTTGAAGTCCTTGAAAAAGAAGGGTAAACGAGAAGAAACGCAACTTTCCAACTCACGCAGATCAACCTCTTCAAAAATTGCTTTTAGTCCCTATAAGCAACCAGAAGAAGAGATGATCGCCTCTCCAGACAAAGAGAACCAGACACCAAAAGTTCTCCAACAAACAAAATTAGCTATACCAGCTTCAAGGAATCAAGTGAAATTCAAGCAAGAGATGGCACTAGAGGAGTGTAAGGCAGAAAGAGTTCCACTACAATCTTTACTTGTGAATTTCTCAGGAAATAGCAATTCTGAAGCTTCAGTCCCTAACGATGCTACAAGAAGCAGTATTTCTGTTAATTGTTCTCAAATTATGCGGAAG AGTAACTTCACTGGAGATGGAAAGAGAAGATGGACCATGGTGGCAGATACAGCTTCTCTTGTGGACAAGGAGTCTAGGAAGTCATTACAGCTTTTACAAGGTCTCAAGGGGACTCATTTGGCCATTCCAAAAATgg TGATAAGGGAACTAGATTGTTTGAAGCGTCGTAGTAGCTTGTTTAGAAAGAAAACGGAGGCATCATTGGTGTTGGAATGGATAGAAGAGTGTATGGTGAGAACACCATGGTGGATTCATGTCCAGAGCTCAATGGAGGAGGGAAGGCACATAGCACCAACCCCACCTGCTTCTCCACAGTCACGATTCAGTCAGGGAAGTGAAGGGTTTCCGTGTGGGACAGGAAGCTTTCTAGAAATTGTTTCACCAACAGCGGAAGACCATATCCTTGAATATGCTCTTTCCTATAGGAAAATGAATAGAGATGGACAGCTCATCCTTCTAACTAATGACGTTACCCTGAAGATCAAAGCCATGTCAGAG gGGTTGTTTTGTGAGACAGCCAAGGAATTTCGTGACAGTCTGGTGAACCCCTTCTCTGAGAGGTTCTTGTGGGCTGACAGTTCTCCTAGAGGACAGACTTGGTCTGTCTCGGACGATTTAGTTTTGAAGGAAAGGTATTACCGAAGCCCTTCAAAGAAATCATCTAAAGGAGAAGGTGCAAAGGGCTTGAAGCTCATTCTGCTTCATAATTCTCAGTATGGGCAGATCAGTCAGTCAGAACAATGTAGTTTGTTCAGAAACAGATACTTGTTTTAG